In Drosophila willistoni isolate 14030-0811.24 chromosome XR unlocalized genomic scaffold, UCI_dwil_1.1 Seg8, whole genome shotgun sequence, a single genomic region encodes these proteins:
- the LOC6645838 gene encoding protein encore isoform X6, which yields MSSTKSQVALATNIPTNLSSAASASSAAAAAAVVVVASANVAVASSSTGVAGSVAGVVGGGGGEGGSGGGGVAGGGGGGGGGGSGVVLAAATTTTSPPSSSSSLSSSSTSSSASSTSSTASSVSASASASASSSGGSPGIPASASAAPATASSPATNQTGATSSATTTAVSSSSSSSNSSSSNNNSEDSHTNALVGGGQGGGAANLGRQNSFGNRRGNMKGKHLTRSHAMRESTSPPRTPTPRAASEQQQQQQQQQQPLPQLQGDAPHEHNNNNAITNNNNNNNSSKAQSTGRGNSPLMETPAVIVTSQQQQQQQQQQQQLQMPSKPPQNVPLSNEAEFPKLTPPKKSGGGGGAGGQHNRTNSNGSGMEYNNNTNTSNSNNNSSSSNNNGKKFVVDMKVNGLESNSKQQQQQQQHHQSNTNNNNNSSTALIYSSGMNYKAADRHERHERHEMSSQNSNLSNNHDDDSYHYDQRGGGGGGGGPGGGGNNGGKKHRSNTNSKGTKPRLKNIGGSSSGSIDGVGGGGGGGNGGVAVNIGGGGGNSGNGGGVGGGGAGGGVGPGGNSNLIVNNQSNIMANNNVNNSNNSSNNTSGFISRENSSEQYTDYGGTDLLMFFRDTLNKNPKDRHILLKIEKDLMEFVQENGRGCEYRFPPATSYNRMLIHRTAAFFGMEHNVDTETQQCVIVAVTKGTRIPEIRFKSLVRSDHREDARKSILKRDTHSFDEVRQSPYLCPERVMLDRKAKSFEEREEDYDRARSRIFSRTANQDGYGGGGGGGGGNGGGSGDGPQDDCYGGWEQQQQQQQQQQQQQQQQQPPRPKRPNGKILQMQNSTESRDGMRSGGAVPKSHNFGNYAGPPSAGGPGGGNSLPRGDSTNSNKSGRGGFTKQDSTGSTSTPWRLSPSSSGSIYHYDPSNLPPNQALQQHAGNNYQSSGGNSGNYVNYRKSSPHQHQQHQQQQQQQQQQQQQLQPALQMQQQQAYTTNEQSCSSTESYAEEVQSPGMDCSEGYDGGGGGGGNGGGYSNDQQQQPSSVDANSIKGDDCDSLASATACLSITTSTSTKNYDRIEVQKYKNQATSPNIPACCSADKDNSMDLLTSGQDEQQQQQQQLVDEAQQARTVAAATPSSSSVTDVVVVTASTAAPPTREMSQPAAAAAAAAAAVSSSSSTQMNCDVQSVSPSSTPYSQCEVVKPTNPGHGHSHSHSHNHSHNHNSHSHSHSLSLAQSQGQLTEVEPKATTWTYTQSYQAPDGSTVFHTTTTPNGPAPYCAATYQQGPDGSFYAVPQGMVYAAYPQPGVSSAGAASQPLFQLTTSAHQPTQAIFASPDAGGELPGGTYMIPVFEPAQQQRESLIPAQAIYQTPGGPAATVMPMAAAAAYPTAQFAAAAPNGAPIYQGPLIYSSEPGGGAQIQQLPVATYPISYSYPYYHPIPYYVQQQAVTATPIPSAGQAPPPQPAQAQPGLATASAAGPPSVAGGSQQQQQQQSQQQQQQQQQQQLSNGGSLITTSGYMGGGAGGGGGARMKRTPGGGSIHYNPNYPPTSVGHANAAHHPGAGSAQLIAAPAASTTTYHALPTLTLAHGGAATNSDLSAAAAAAAGAHVYALPAQHATALIPTNIFPYAATAAAAAGQPGPPPPTAQSAPHHALITAAPFYPAGGSSIDSSGASQSAPSTPAAPGRQAPLFSTPPAPNNVSSGSASSSGGGAGGSSGGGGGGGGGGGGGGGGGGGGGYHSNSSTPHYYHSQNSNEGGGGGGGGYTPYEKRNNGGGGGGPPSTGGGGGVRKPYHPHPGGYNPRHSGPLNGLPSGAKTPLLNSNNEPTPRASPSSINLSGGGVSSGGSGGGGGGGGGGGGPSSSSVSSYHHRGPPHASLNKREGKPNQLPLISGPPPSYATPSNTGNPYESKPPVRLNAGAASFRSQKSINADFRRSVSQRNSPSANGAGGGGGGGGGGGGGGSGGAGGAAANGNGGGNGNNSHESSNNSPNSIAGGPGGGSGAGGSNNNSSANTPNAAPTTAAAAAALGTQYVVLDQATGATMNASPPSIYLSGGGGGGGSGGGGGGGGGGGANGGNTVSGAGGPRASHIPAQLHHNAATAGSAAGSQQATTAAVLSGVAAAAALGGYNPNAASGVYFKYGQTYYAHPSVALPNSRRSPSSDIRPQMAQVAGMYPATMMIQAPPRHPSRHPNPNYKGSRPR from the exons ATGAGTTCTACAAAATCTCAAGTAGCCCTTGCTACAAATATTCCAACCAATTTATCCTCTGCCGCTTCTGCCTCATCAGCGGCTGCTGCAGCcgccgttgttgttgtggccAGTGCCAACGTTGCTGTTGCTTCAAGCTCAACAGGAGTAGCAGGATCAGTAGCAGGAGTagtaggaggaggaggaggagaaggcgGTAGTGGCGGCGGAGGCGTTGCtggtggtggaggaggaggaggaggcggaGGAAGTGGAGTTGTACTAGCAGCAGCCACAACGACGACATCACCaccctcatcatcatcgtctctgtcatcatcatcaacatcgtCGTCAGCATCATCTACATCATCGACGGCATCATCAgtatcagcatcagcatcagcatcagcgtCGTCATCCGGTGGTTCGCCTGGAATACCAGCATCAGCATCCGCAGCGCCAGCGACAGCATCATCACCAGCAACTAATCAGACAGGAGCGACGTCATCAGCCACAACAACAGCCGtgtccagcagcagcagcagcagcaacagcagcagcagcaacaacaacagcgaaGATTCTCATACAAACGCATTGGTGGGTGGCGGACAAGGAGGTGGAGCTGCCAATCTGGGACGTCAAAATAGTTTTGGCAATAGACGC GGTAATATGAAGGGCAAACATCTAACACGAAGCCATGCCATGCGTGAGTCCACATCGCCGCCACGCACGCCAACCCCAAGGGCTGCCTCcgagcagcaacagcaacagcagcagcagcagcaaccgcTACCACAGCTCCAGGGTGATGCCCCCCATgagcacaacaacaataatgccATAaccaataacaataacaacaacaacagcagcaaagcACAATCAACTGGACGCGGCAATTCACCGCTGATGGAAACGCCCGCCGTGATTGTCACtagtcaacagcaacagcaacagcagcagcagcagcaacagttgcAAATGCCATCGAAGCCTCCACAGAATGTTCCTCTAAGCAATGAGGCTGAATTCCCCAAATTAACGCCGCCCAAGAAatctggtggtggtggtggtgctggtggacAGCATAATCGCACCAATAGCAATGGCAGTGGTATGGAATATAACAATAATACCAATACCAGTAATAGtaataacaacagcagcagcagcaacaacaatggcaaAAAGTTTGTGGTTGATATGAAAGTAAATGGACTAGAGAGTAACAgtaagcaacagcagcagcaacaacaacatcaccAGAGCAAcacaaacaataacaacaactctTCCACAGCGCTCATCTATAGTTCAGGAATGAATTATAAGGCAGCCGATCGTCATGAGCGCCATGAACGCCACGAAATGTCCAGTCAAAATAGCAATCTCAGCAATAATCACGATGATGATTCCTATCACTATGATCAGcgaggtggtggtggtggtggaggaggCCCTGGCGGTGGCGGCAATAACGGGGGTAAAAAGCATCGCTCCAATACCAATTCCAAGGGAACCAAACCACGTTTGAAGAACATTGGAGGCAGCTCATCGGGCAGCATTgatggtgttggtggtggtggcggtggcggcaATGGCGGTGTTGCAGTCAATattggcggcggcggtggcaaCAGCGGCAATGGCGGTGGTgtcggtggtggtggtgctggtggtggtgttggtcCTGGCGGTAATAGCAATCTCATTGTCAATAATCAATCCAATATCATGGCAAATAACAATGTGAACAATTCAAATAACTCAAGCAACAATACATCGGGCTTCATATCGCGTG AGAATTCGAGTGAACAGTATACGGATTATGGTGGAACCGATTTGTTAATGTTCTTTCGTGATACGTTAAACAAGAATCCAAAGGATAGACACATTTTGCTGAAAATTGAAAAGGATCTAATGGAATTTGTCCAAGAGAATGG ACGCGGTTGTGAGTATCGTTTTCCGCCAGCTACTTCATACAATCGTATGTTGATTCATCGCACAGCGGCCTTTTTTGGCATGGAGCATAATGTGGATACGGAGACGCAACAGTGCGTTATTGTGGCTGTTACCAAGGGTACACGTATACCAGAG ATACGCTTCAAATCTCTGGTGCGCAGCGATCATCGTGAGGATGCACGCAAGTCAATTCTAAAACGAGATACGCACAGTTTCGATGAAGTGCGTCAGTCTCCGTATCTTTGTCCCGAACGGGTTATGCTAGATCGCAAGGCCAAAAGCTTTGAGGAGCGTGAAGAGGATTATGATAGAGCGCGTAGTCGTATCTTTAGTCGTACTGCAAATCAAGATGGctatggtggtggtggcggcggcggcggcggcaacgGCGGCGGTAGTGGTGATGGGCCTCAAGATGATTGCTATGGTGGCTgggagcagcaacaacaacagcagcaacagcaacaacagcagcagcagcaacaacaaccgcCCAGACCTAAGCGACCCAATGGCAAGATACTACAAATGCAAAAT TCAACGGAATCACGGGATGGCATGAGATCTGGCGGAGCTGTACCCAAATCTCATAATTTTGGCAACTATGCTGGGCCGCCAAGTGCTGGTGGACCGGGCGGTGGCAATTCCTTGCCACGCGGCGACTCAACCAACTCAAACAAAAGCGGACGTGGCGGATTCACCAAGCAGGACTCAACTGGCAGCACTAGCACGCCATGGCGTCTCTCACCTTCCAGCAGCGG TTCCATCTACCATTATGACCCGTCCAATTTGCCGCCCAATCAGGCGCTACAGCAACATGCTGGCAACAATTATCAGTCAAGTGGTGGCAACTCTGGCAATTATGTTAACTATCGCAAATCGTCAccgcatcagcatcagcaacatcagcaacagcagcagcagcaacaacaacagcagcaacaattgcaacCTGCTCTTcaaatgcaacagcaacaggccTACACCACCAATGAGCAATCTTGCAGCTCAACGGAAAGCTATGCCGAAGAGGTACAATCCCCAGGCATGGACTGTTCAGAGGGTTACGAtggtggcggcggtggtggcggTAATGGTGGTGGCTACTCCAACgatcagcaacaacagccaTCGAGTGTGGATGCCAATAGCATCAAAGGCGATGATTGTGATAGTTTGGCCAGTGCCACAGCCTGTTTGAGCATTACCACATCAACTTCCACCAAGAACTATGATCGCATTGAGGTGCAAAAGTATAAAAATCAAGCGACTAGTCCAAATATACCAGCCTGTTGTTCAGCCGATAAGGATAATAGTATGGATCTATTGACATCCGGCCAAgatgagcagcagcagcagcagcagcaattagTGGACGAGGCACAACAGGCGCgaacagtagcagcagcaactccATCCAGCTCATCGGTGACCGATGTGGTGGTGGTTACAGCATCGACGGCAGCTCCACCTACCAGAGAGATGTCacaaccagcagcagcggcagcagcagcagcagcagcggtcAGTAGCAGCAGTAGCACTCAGATGAATTGTGATGTACAGTCGGTGTCGCCCAGTTCGACACCTTATAGCCAGTGCGAGGTGGTTAAGCCTACGAATCCGGGACATGGCCACAGTCACAGTCATAGTCATAATCACAGTCACAATCACAATAGTCACAGTCACAGTCATAGTCTGAGTCTGGCCCAGAGTCAAGGGCAATTGACCGAGGTAGAACCGAAGGCAACCACCTGGACGTATACGCAGAGCTATCAGGCTCCAGATGGTTCCACCGTCTTTCATACCACAACAACACCAAATGGTCCAGCACCCTACTGTGCAGCCACATATCAGCAGGGG CCCGATGGCAGCTTCTATGCGGTGCCTCAGGGTATGGTCTATGCCGCCTATCCGCAGCCTGGTGTAAGCAGCGCCGGTGCCGCCTCACAGCCGCTCTTCCAACTCACAACGAGCGCTCATCAGCCGACACAAGCGATATTCGCTTCACCAGACGCTGGCGGTGAGCTGCCCGGTGGCACCTACATGATACCTGTCTTCGAACCGGCCCAGCAGCAACGCGAGAGTCTTATACCTGCCCAGGCCATTTACCAGACACCAGGAGGACCGGCCGCAACAGTGATGCCCATGGCAGCGGCTGCTGCCTATCCGACTGCACAGTTTGCTGCTGCGGCCCCGAATGGTGCACCCATCTATCAGGGGCCTTTAATCTACTCCAGCGAGCCGGGTGGTGGAGCTCAAATCCAGCAATTGCCAGTGGCCACGTATCCGATTAGTTACTCGTATCCGTATTATCATCCGATACCGTATTATGTTCAACAGCAAGCGGTGACTGCCACACCCATTCCATCAGCTGGCCAGGCTCCGCCGCCGCAGCCGGCCCAGGCCCAGCCAGGTCTGGCAACTGCCTCAGCGGCTGGTCCGCCCTCAGTTGCTGGTGGctcacagcagcagcagcaacagcagtcacagcagcagcagcaacaacagcagcagcaacagctcAGCAATGGAGGATCATTGATCACAACGAGTGGCTATATGGGTGGCGGTGCTGGTGGAGGTGGTGGAGCACGTATGAAGCGTACACCTGGCGGCGGTTCCATTCATTATAATCCAAACTACCCGCCGACATCGGTTGGTCATGCCAATGCCGCCCATCATCCGGGTGCTGGTTCGGCCCAGCTAATTGCTGCTCCGGCGGCCAGCACAACGACATATCATGCGCTGCCCACACTGACACTAGCCCATGGCGGAGCGGCGACCAATTCTGATCTCAGTGCCGCAGCCGCTGCGGCAGCTGGTGCCCATGTGTACGCCTTGCCGGCTCAACATGCCACGGCTTTGATCCCAACGAACATCTTTCCTTATGCGGCGAcagcggctgctgctgctggccaACCGGGACCACCGCCTCCAACGGCCCAGTCGGCACCACATCATGCCCTGATCACAGCGGCACCCTTCTATCCCGCTGGTGGCAGTTCCATCGATTCTAGTGGCGCCTCGCAATCGGCACCAAGCACTCCAGCCGCACCCGGACGTCAAGCTCCTTTGTTCAGTACCCCGCCAGCTCCCAATAATGTTAGCAGTGGCAGTGCCAGCAGCAGTGGTGGCGGTGCAGGCGGCAGTAGTGGtggcggaggaggaggaggaggtggtggtggtggtggcggcggcggcggcggaggTGGAGGCTATCACAGCAACAGTTCCACTCCGCATTACTATCATAGTCAAAATAGCAATGAAGGCGGCGGCGGAGGCGGCGGTGGCTATACGCCCTATGAGAAGCGCAACAATGGTGGCGGTGGAGGCGGTCCCCCATCAACGGGAGGAGGTGGTGGTGTACGCAAGCCATATCATCCACATCCAGGTGGCTATAATCCTCGTCATTCAGGGCCATTGAATGGTCTGCCATCGGGAGCGAAAACCCCATTGCTCAATTCGAATAATGAGCCAACGCCCCGTGCATCGCCTAGCAGCATAAATCTAAGTGGTGGTGGTGTCTCATCCGGTGGAtccggtggtggtggtggtggtggaggtggCGGTGGTGGACCCTCGTCCTCATCGGTATCCTCGTATCATCATCGCGGACCGCCGCATGCATCGTTGAACAAGCGCGAGGGCAAACCCAATCAACTGCCACTCATTAGCGGACCACCGCCAAGCTATGCCACTCCATCGAATACGGGCAATCCCTACGAGTCCAAACCGCCAGTGCGTCTAAATGCGGGCGCAGCAAGTTTCCGCAGTCAGAAGTCGATCAATGCCGATTTTCGGCGCAGTGTCTCGCAACGGAACTCACCCAGCGCCAATGGTgctggcggcggcggcggcggtggaggaggtggaggtggaggcGGCAGTGGAGGAGCAGGAGGTGCCGCTGCCAATGGTAATGGCGGCGGTAATGGCAACAATAGCCACGAAAGCAGCAACAATTCGCCCAACAGTATTGCCGGAGGACCTGGAGGTGGCAGCGGCGCCGGCGGTAGCAATAATAATAGCTCTGCCAATACTCCAAATGCCGCTCCAACAACAGCCGCTGCAGCCGCCGCCTTGGGCACCCAATATGTGGTCCTGGATCAGGCCACTGGTGCCACAATGAATGCCTCCCCACCATCCATATACTTGAGTGGTGGAGGAGGCGGTGGTGGcagtggtggcggcggcggcggcggcggtggaggAGGTGCCAATGGTGGTAACACAGTGTCTGGCGCCGGCGGACCGCGCGCATCGCACATTCCAGCTCAGCTGCATCACAATGCTGCCACAGCCGGATCAGCGGCTGGCTCACAACAAGCCACCACAGCAGCAGTGTTAAGTGGTGTGGCAGCAGCCGCTGCTCTCGGCGGATATAATCCGAATGCAGCGTCCGGTGTGTACTTCAAGTATGGCCAGACGTACTATGCGCAT CCATCGGTGGCCTTGCCCAACAGTCGACGCTCGCCCTCGAGCGACATACGACCGCAAATGGCTCAAGTGGCCGGCATGTATCCAGCCACAATGATGATACAAG CGCCACCTCGTCATCCAAGTCGTCATCCAAATCCGAATTACAAAGGTTCGCGTCCCCGGTAA